The following DNA comes from Mycolicibacterium aromaticivorans JS19b1 = JCM 16368.
TACGACTTCGGCTACTTCTCCCTCGTGGTGCCGTCCGGTTCGGCCATCACCGGATTTCAACAACTCGGCCCCGGCCAGCGAATCGGCGTGGTGCAGGGCACCGTTCAAGAGGCCTACCTCGTCGATACCCTGCACCTGCAACCGGTGAAGTTCCCGGACTACAACACCGTCTACGCCAGCCTCAAGACCCGCCAGATCGACGCCTGGGTGGCGCCCTCGCAGCAGGCGGTCGGCACGGTCAAGCCCGGCGATCCGGCTCAGATCGTCGAAAACACCTTCAGCTTGGACAATTTCGTCGCCTACGCGGTCGCGAACGAGAACAAGCCGCTGATCGACGCCCTCAACTCCGGCTTGGACGCCGTGATCGCCGACGGCACGTGGTCGAAGCTGTACTCGGAGTGGGTGCCGCGTGCTCTGCCGCCGGGCTGGAAGCCGGGCTCGAAAGCGGCGCCGGTTCCGCAGCTGCCTGACTTCGCCGCGATCGCCGCCGCGCACCAGAAACCCGCCTCGGTCGGGGTGGCGCCGAAATCGGTGCTGACCCAACTGCGGGAGTCGTTCCTGGATTGGGACCTCTACAAGAGGGCCATCCCGGACCTATTGACCACCGGGTTGCCCAACACGCTGATCCTGACGGTGTGCGCCAGCGTGATCGGACTGCTGCTCGGCATGGTGCTGGCCGTGGCAGGGATCTCCCGGTCGCGGTGGCTGCGCTGGCCGGCCCGGATCTACACCGATATTTTCCGGGGGCTGCCCGAGGTGGTGATCATCCTGCTGATCGGGCTGGGCATCGGGCCGGTCGTGGGTGGCATCACGGACAACAACCCCTTCCCGCTCGGTATCGCCGCACTCGGGCTGATGGCCGCGGCCTACATCGGCGAGATCTTCCGCTCCGGCATCCAGAGTGTGGATGCCGGGCAGCTGGAAGCGTCCCGTGCGCTGGGGTTCAGTTACTCCTCCTCAATGCGGTTGGTGGTGGTCCCCCAAGGCGTCCGCCGGGTGCTGCCCGCCCTGGTGAACCAGTTCATCTCGCTGCTCAAAGCGTCGTCGCTGGTGTACTTCCTGGGTCTGGTGGCCAGCCAGCGCGAGCTGTTCCAGGTGGGTCGCGATCTCAACGCACAGACCGGCAACCTGTCGCCGTTGGTGGCGGCGGGCCTGTTCTACCTGTTGCTGACCATCCCGTTGACGCACTTGGTCAACTACATCGACGCCCGGTTGCGCCGCGGCCGAACGCAATCCGACGAGGATCCGCTGGCGCCGAGCGCAACGAGCCAGGAGATGGTGTGATGGCCTCGCTTCCTGAACCGGTCTCGTTGGCCTGCAAGGATATTCATCTCGCCTTCGGCCCCAACAAGGTGTTGCGCGGTGTGAACTTGGACGTGCCCGCCGGTACCACGACGGCGGTCATCGGCCCGTCGGGCTCAGGGAAATCCACCCTGCTGCGCACCCTCAACCGGCTCTACGAACCCGACCGCGGGGACATCCTGCTGGACGGCAAGTCGGTGCTGACCGACGATCCCGACGCGTTGCGCCAGCGCATCGGCATGGTGTTCCAGCAGTTCAACCTGTTCCCGCATCGCAGCGTGGTGGACAACGTCGCGCTCGGGCCACGCAAACTCAAGGGGCTGTCGGCCGGCGAATCCCGCGAGCTGGCGCTGGCCCAGCTGGACCGGGTCGGTTTGAAGCACAAAGCCGAGGTGCGACCGGCCACGCTGTCCGGTGGTCAGCAGCAGCGGGTGGCGATCGCGCGGGCGCTGGCGATGGCGCCGCAGGTGATGTTCTTCGACGAGGCGACTTCGGCGCTCGACCCCGAACTGGTCAAAGGGATCCTGGCGCTGATCGCCGAGCTCGGCTCGGACGGGATGACGATGGTCGTGGTCACCCATGAGATGGGGTTCGCCCACTCGACCGCGGAGTCGGTGGTCTTCATGGACTACGGCCAGGTGATCGAATCCGGGCCGCCCGATCAGATCTTCAGCGCCGCCGAGACCGAGCGTCTGCAGCGTTTCCTGTCGCAAGTTCTCTAACTCGGGCGCGTAATGGCGCGTATCGCGCGGTTGACAACCGCGGACAGGTTAGACTAGCGAACTATGATTGAGGCCGAGCCGCAGGTCACTGACCTGTCCGGGGACCTGCAGCGGGTCCTGTCGAAGCTCTTTTCGGTCTTGCGCCGCGCCGACACCAAGTCCACCACCGCCGGAGCCGACCTCACCCTCGCACAGCTGTCCATCCTGCTGACCCTGCTGGATCAGGGTCCGATCCGGATGACCGAGCTGGCCGCACGCGAACGGGTGCGCACCCCAACCACCACAGTGGCGATCCGCCGGCTGGAAAAGCTCGGACTGGTCAAGCGGTCGCGTGACCCCTCGGACCTGCGGGCCGTTCTCGTCGAGGTGACGCCGCAGGGGCTGGTGCAGCATCGCGAAGCGCTGGCGGTCCGGCGGGCGAACCTGGCCGCGTTGCTCTCGAAGCTGAGCGACGAGGAGCGCGAGACCTTGGCCAAGGCACTGCGACCGCTGGAGCGGTTGGCCGAGCAGGCCGAAAGCTAGTTCAGCCCCGGCGGGCAGGAGCGAAGCGACTCGGGGAGCTAGCCGAGCCAATCGAGGACCGCGGCCGCGGTCCAGGACTGTTGCATGCTGCCCAGCGGCTCGCCGGTGAACGGTTCGTAGTACTCGGCGAAGGTACCGTCGCTGGCCTGTCGAAGGCCTTCCTGGCGCAGCAACAGCGAGCGCTCCGACCATCCGCGGCGCGCGAACGCCCACGAGAACAACCATGTCAGCACCGGCCAGACCGGCCCGCGCCAATACTCGCGCGACCGAAAGTCCTTGGACACCGGCGATGTCGACGGGATCACCGCGTACCGCAGGTCCGGATGCCCGCAGAACCGCGGGCCTTCCAGTACCCGCAACAACGCCCGTTCCCGGTCGTGCGGTAGGCCGCCGCACAGCAGCGGAGCGAACTGCGCGGCGGTCTCCGTCGCAATCCACTTGTCGGCTCTCACGTCGAAATCGCGTGCGGCGCCGGTCCTTTGATCAGTGGTCTCGACGACGCCGGCCCGGAACCGCTCGGCCCACGAGTAGAGGTCGCGGACGTCGGCGTGGGGCCGCTTGTAGTCCTCGCCGATATTGGCCAGCACATCGCAGGCGACCGCGAAAATCGCTGACACGAAGACATCTTCGACCGCGAAGCTCATCACCTTCGGCAGCAGATCGTCGTCGTAGCGGACCGACTTCATCTCCTCGAGCAGCCACAGATACCGGTCGTACTCGGTGTCCGACGGGCGCTGGCTGGCGTCGGTGACAATGTGGGTGTCCTCGCGCTGATACTCCGGGAGGTTCCCCGGAATCACGTTGGCGTAGGCGGAATCCCAGCGCGGCGAGTTGTCCATGCCGGACTCCCAGCCGTGATACAGCGTGACGCGACCGTGCTCGTTCTGATCGCGGGCCTCGGCCAGCCATCGGTGCCAGCGCACCAGATCCGGCCACCGACGATCCAGAAACGACTCGGCGACCGCGCGGGTGGAACGGCCCCTGGTGCGGGCTCGGTCCAGAATGCGTTGCACCGCAATGGCATGCACCGGCGGCTGGGTGATCCCCGAGGTGTGCCTGGTGCGCGGGGCGTGCGCTGCCAATGCCGACGTGGCCCAGCGGGCCGGGCCGGGGAAGTATCCGTCGACGCCGTTGGCGAACACGATGTGCGGGATCATCCCGTTGGTCCACTGCGCGGACAGCAGGGTGTCCAGTTCGACGACAGCGCGCTCGACGCTCAGCGGTGCCAGGCCGACCGCGACGAACGCGGCGTCCCAACTCCACATGTGCGGGTAGAGCAGCGGCGCCGCGGAGGTCATCACACCCAGGTCGTTACCGCGCAGCAGGTAGGCCGCGCGGGCCGCCAACTGTGTCGGGCCGAAGCTCGGGTCATATGCCACGCGTTCATTCTGCGGCGCGAACCTGCGAAACGCAGATCGGTAGGGTAAGTGAATGGCGATCGGTGGGCAGGAGCGAAGCGACCCCGGTAAGAAAACAGCCTTGATCACCGGTGCCAGTGGCGGGATCGGATCGGCTATTGCCGATGCGCTGGCCCCCACCCACACCCTGCTGCTGGCGGGCCGTCCGTCTGACCGCCTGGACGCCGTCGCCACCCGTCTCGGTGCCACCACCTGGCCGTTGGACCTCACCGATCCCGCCGGGATCGAAGCCGCCGCCGAGCCACTCGCCGAACTGGACGTGCTGGTCCACAACGCCGGCGTCGCCTACCCGGGACGGTTCGACGAGTCGACGCCCGAGCAGTGGCGGGCCTGCTTCGAGGTCAACGTGACCGGCGCCGTCGCTCTCACCCAGGCGCTGCTCCCGGCGCTGCGCGCGGCGCGCGGGCACGTCGTGTTCATCAACTCCGGCGCCGGTCTGAACGCCTCACCCGGACTGGCTGCCTACTCGGCCAGCAAGTTCGCCCAGCGGGCGTTCGCCGATTCACTGCGCGCCGACGTCCCCGAGTTGCGGGTCACCAGCGTGCACCCAGGCCGGGTCGACACCGAGATGCAGCAGGACCTGGTCGCCTACGAAGGCGGGCAGTACGACCCGGCGAAGTTCCTCAAGCCGGAAACCGTCGCGCGGATCGTCGCCGAGGTGATCGCCGGCCCGCCCGACGCGCACACCCACCAGGTGGTGGTTCGGCCGCGCGGTTAGCCTCGCGCCGAGATCGACGTTTTGCGGCGATCTACTCGCACTTTCCCTGCCAGTTGTCGGTTTGGGCGAAAAGGGGGTGGGTCAGACGACGAGGTTCACCAGCCGGCCCGGCACCACGATGACCTTCTTCGGGGTGGCACCTGCCAGGAAGGCCTGGACCTTCTCGTCGGCGAGCGCGGCCGCTTCGAGGCCGGCCTTGTCGGCGTCGGCGGCAACGGTGATGCGTCCGCGCACCTTGCCGTTGACCTGCACCGGGTACTCGACGGTGTCGGTGACCAGATACTGCGGGTCGGCGACCGGAAACGGTCCGTGCGCCAACGACTTCGAATGGCCCAGCCGCTGCCAGAGTTCCTCGGCCAGGTGCGGCGACAGCGGCGCGACCATCAAGACCAGCGGCTGCAGCGCCGCCCGCGCAGTGACGCCCTCCTTGGTGAGGTGGTTGGTGTACTCGATCAGCTTGGCCGCGGCGGTGTTGTTGCGCAGGCCCGCATAGTCCTCGGACACACCCTCGATCGTGCGGTGCAGCAGCCGCAGGGTGTCCTCGTCGAGCGCCTCGTGTTCGGAAGCCCTTGTCTCACCGGTGGACTCGTCGACCACAAGCCGCCACACCCGCTGCAGAAAGCGGTAGGCGCCGACGACATCCTTGGTCGCCCACGGCCGAGACGCCTCCAGCGGGCCCATCGACATCTCGTACACCCGCAGCGTGTCCGCTCCGTAGCCGTCGCAGATCTCGTCCGGGGAGATCGAGTTCTTCAGGCTCTTGCCGATCTTGCCGAACTCCTGGAACACCTCTATGTCGCCGTCGTCACCGGGCAGGAAGAACTTCCCGTCCCGCTCGACGACGTCGGCCGCCGGCACGTACGCGCCGCGGGAGTCGGTGTAGGCGAAGGCCTGGATGTAACCCTGGTTGACCAGGCGGCGGTATGGCTCGCGAGAGCTGACGTGTCCGAGGTCGTGCAGCACCTTGTGCCAGAAGCGCGAGTACAGCAGGTGCAGTACCGCATGCTCGACGCCACCGACATAGAGGTCCACTCCCCCGGGATCTGCCGGGCCGTGCTCGGCCGGTCGCGGGCCCATCCAGTACTGCTCGTTCTCCTTGGCGCAGAACTCGTTTGGATTGTGCGGGTCGGCGTAGCGCAGTTCGTACCAGGAGCTGCCCGCCCACTGCGGCATCACGTTGGTGTCGCGAGTGTAGGTCTGCAGGCCGTCACCGAGGTCCAGTTCCACCGTCACCCAGTCGGTGGCTTTGTTCAGCGGCGGGGACGGCTCGCTGTCGGCGTCGTCCGGGTCGAACATCACCGGTGAGTAGTCGGCGATATCGGGCAACTCCACCGGGAGTGCCGATTCGGGCAGCGGGTACGCCCGGCCGTCGGCGTCGTACACAATCGGGAACGGCTCGCCCCAGTACCGCTGCCGCGCGAAAAGCCAGTCCCGCAGTTTGTATTCGACGCGGGCGCGTCCGCGGCCGTCCGCCTCCAGCCGCTCGGTGATCGCGCTCTTGGCGTCCGCGACGCTCAGGCCGTCAAGGTAGCTCGAGTTCACCAGCGCACCGTCACCGGAATACGCGGCCTCGGAAATATCTCCGCCCGAGATGACTTCCACGATCGGCAGACCGAATTCGGTGGCGAACTCCCAGTCGCGCTGATCGTGTCCGGGGACGGCCATGATCGCGCCGGTGCCGTAGCCGACCAGGACGTAGTCGGCGATGAAGACCGGAACTTGTTGTCCGTCAGCCGGATTGATCGCGGACGTGCCGAGGAACACGCCGGTCTTGGTCTTGTTCTCCTGGCGTTCCAGATCGGACTTGGCCGCGATCGAGCGCCGATAGGCCGCCACCGCCACGGCCGGGGTGTCGGCGCCGTTGGTCCACCGCGGGTCCACACCGTCCGGCCACTGCGCGGCCGTGAGCTGGTCCACCAGCTCGTGCTCGGGAGCCAGCACCAGGTAGGTCGCGCCGAAAAGAGTGTCGGGCCGGGTGGTGAAGACCTCGATGTCCGCGCCGTCGGCGTCGAACAACACCGACGCTCCGGTGGATCGACCGATCCAGTTGCGCTGCATGGTCTTGACCTTCTCCGGCCAGTCCAGCACCTCGAGATCGTCGAGCAGCCGATCGGAGTAGGCGGTGATGCGCATCATCCACTGCCGCAACCGCTTCCGGAACACCGGGAAGTTGCCGCGCTCACTGCGGCCGTCGGAGGTGACCTCCTCGTTGGCCAACACGGTGCCCAGCCCCGGGCACCAGTTCACCAGCGAATCGGCCAGATAGACCAGCCGGTAGCCGTCGATGACGTCGGCTCGCTCACCCGCGGAAAGGGTGGCCCACTGCCTGCCGTCATCGAGAGTGCGCGCACCGGAATCGAATTCGGCGACCAGATCGGCGATCGGACGGGCCTTGTTCTGGTCGGTGTCGAACCAGGCGTTGTAGATCTGTAGGAAGATCCACTGAGTCCACTTGTAGAAGTCCACGTCGGTGGTCGAGAAGCTGCGCCGCTGGTCGTGCCCCAGACCGAGTCTGCCCAGCTGGCGGCGAAAATTGACGATATTGGCCTCGGTGCGGATCCGCGGATGGGTACCGGTCTGGATCGCGTACTGCTCGGCGGGCAGGCCGAAGGCGTCGAAACCCAACGCGTGCAACACATTGCGTCCGGTCATCCGGAAGTAGCGCGCATAGACATCGGTGGCGATGTAACCCAGCGGATGCCCGACGTGCAGGCCCTCACCGGAGGGGTAGGGGAACATGTCCTGGACGAACATCTTGTCGTCGGGAACCGCCGAACCGTCGGCGGGTGCCAGTGACCCGACCGGGTTCGGCACATCGAAGGTGCCCCACGACTGCCAGTTGTCCTGCCAAGTGCGCTCGATCCGGCCGGCCAGCTCGGCGGTGTAGCGGAACCGCGGGGTGTCGGCGTCGGCGCTGCCCTGCGGTGCGGCGGTCGGGGTTTCGGTCACGCACACAGGGTATAAGGGCCGCTCGCGGGTCCACCCTCGCGATAGCGCTGTGTGACCCCGGTCGCACCCTGTGCAACAGCCCGGTCTCGGATGGATTGCAGTGCGGTCGACGGTTGGTTCCAGGTCTGTTCCAGCCCTATCCGGGCTGCCCGGCAGGCCGATACAGTCGGCCTCCTGACAAGGGGCCTCACCTGGCCCGACCGTGTCGAAAAGGACAGCTGCGATGATCACGAATGCCCGTAACTGGCGGGTGGTAGTAGGTGGGATGGCCGCCGGTACAGCCGCCGTCCTCGGTTTCACCGGCGCGAACGCGTCAGCGGATCCGGTCGTTCCCGTTCTGCCCGCGCCCGTCACCGTCACCCAGACCGTCACCGTCGCCCCCGAGGTCGCGGCCGCGAACGCGGTCCCCGCCGCAGTGCCCGCGGCGGCACCGGCCGCCGTCCCCCAGGTCGCCGCTGTTCCGCAGGCCGCCGCCCCGGCCGTCGCGCCTGCCGTGGCGCCTGCCGTGGCCGCACCGGAGACCCTGGCCCCCGCCGCGTCCGGCACCCTTGCCGACTTCTTCAAGGACAAGGGCGTCAAGATGGAGCCGCAGAAGGCCAGCGGCTTCACCGCGCTCAACCTGGTGCTGCCGATGCCGCGCGGCTGGACCGTCGTGCCCGACCCGAACGTCCCCGACGCGTTCACCGTGCT
Coding sequences within:
- a CDS encoding ABC transporter substrate-binding protein/permease, whose product is MIAGLVAAAPAGADQCAPPGVESASALPTNLAAAAKGPDEDKYTTATAQPLTSVNRDALGLVTPGTLTVGTLSDAPPSICIDSKGQFTGFDNELLRAIADKLGLKISFVGTEFSGLLAQVAARRFDVGSSSITTTDARRRTVGFTNGYDFGYFSLVVPSGSAITGFQQLGPGQRIGVVQGTVQEAYLVDTLHLQPVKFPDYNTVYASLKTRQIDAWVAPSQQAVGTVKPGDPAQIVENTFSLDNFVAYAVANENKPLIDALNSGLDAVIADGTWSKLYSEWVPRALPPGWKPGSKAAPVPQLPDFAAIAAAHQKPASVGVAPKSVLTQLRESFLDWDLYKRAIPDLLTTGLPNTLILTVCASVIGLLLGMVLAVAGISRSRWLRWPARIYTDIFRGLPEVVIILLIGLGIGPVVGGITDNNPFPLGIAALGLMAAAYIGEIFRSGIQSVDAGQLEASRALGFSYSSSMRLVVVPQGVRRVLPALVNQFISLLKASSLVYFLGLVASQRELFQVGRDLNAQTGNLSPLVAAGLFYLLLTIPLTHLVNYIDARLRRGRTQSDEDPLAPSATSQEMV
- a CDS encoding amino acid ABC transporter ATP-binding protein, which encodes MASLPEPVSLACKDIHLAFGPNKVLRGVNLDVPAGTTTAVIGPSGSGKSTLLRTLNRLYEPDRGDILLDGKSVLTDDPDALRQRIGMVFQQFNLFPHRSVVDNVALGPRKLKGLSAGESRELALAQLDRVGLKHKAEVRPATLSGGQQQRVAIARALAMAPQVMFFDEATSALDPELVKGILALIAELGSDGMTMVVVTHEMGFAHSTAESVVFMDYGQVIESGPPDQIFSAAETERLQRFLSQVL
- a CDS encoding SDR family oxidoreductase — translated: MAIGGQERSDPGKKTALITGASGGIGSAIADALAPTHTLLLAGRPSDRLDAVATRLGATTWPLDLTDPAGIEAAAEPLAELDVLVHNAGVAYPGRFDESTPEQWRACFEVNVTGAVALTQALLPALRAARGHVVFINSGAGLNASPGLAAYSASKFAQRAFADSLRADVPELRVTSVHPGRVDTEMQQDLVAYEGGQYDPAKFLKPETVARIVAEVIAGPPDAHTHQVVVRPRG
- the ggh gene encoding glucosylglycerate hydrolase, with translation MAYDPSFGPTQLAARAAYLLRGNDLGVMTSAAPLLYPHMWSWDAAFVAVGLAPLSVERAVVELDTLLSAQWTNGMIPHIVFANGVDGYFPGPARWATSALAAHAPRTRHTSGITQPPVHAIAVQRILDRARTRGRSTRAVAESFLDRRWPDLVRWHRWLAEARDQNEHGRVTLYHGWESGMDNSPRWDSAYANVIPGNLPEYQREDTHIVTDASQRPSDTEYDRYLWLLEEMKSVRYDDDLLPKVMSFAVEDVFVSAIFAVACDVLANIGEDYKRPHADVRDLYSWAERFRAGVVETTDQRTGAARDFDVRADKWIATETAAQFAPLLCGGLPHDRERALLRVLEGPRFCGHPDLRYAVIPSTSPVSKDFRSREYWRGPVWPVLTWLFSWAFARRGWSERSLLLRQEGLRQASDGTFAEYYEPFTGEPLGSMQQSWTAAAVLDWLG
- a CDS encoding MarR family winged helix-turn-helix transcriptional regulator, with protein sequence MIEAEPQVTDLSGDLQRVLSKLFSVLRRADTKSTTAGADLTLAQLSILLTLLDQGPIRMTELAARERVRTPTTTVAIRRLEKLGLVKRSRDPSDLRAVLVEVTPQGLVQHREALAVRRANLAALLSKLSDEERETLAKALRPLERLAEQAES
- the leuS gene encoding leucine--tRNA ligase is translated as MTETPTAAPQGSADADTPRFRYTAELAGRIERTWQDNWQSWGTFDVPNPVGSLAPADGSAVPDDKMFVQDMFPYPSGEGLHVGHPLGYIATDVYARYFRMTGRNVLHALGFDAFGLPAEQYAIQTGTHPRIRTEANIVNFRRQLGRLGLGHDQRRSFSTTDVDFYKWTQWIFLQIYNAWFDTDQNKARPIADLVAEFDSGARTLDDGRQWATLSAGERADVIDGYRLVYLADSLVNWCPGLGTVLANEEVTSDGRSERGNFPVFRKRLRQWMMRITAYSDRLLDDLEVLDWPEKVKTMQRNWIGRSTGASVLFDADGADIEVFTTRPDTLFGATYLVLAPEHELVDQLTAAQWPDGVDPRWTNGADTPAVAVAAYRRSIAAKSDLERQENKTKTGVFLGTSAINPADGQQVPVFIADYVLVGYGTGAIMAVPGHDQRDWEFATEFGLPIVEVISGGDISEAAYSGDGALVNSSYLDGLSVADAKSAITERLEADGRGRARVEYKLRDWLFARQRYWGEPFPIVYDADGRAYPLPESALPVELPDIADYSPVMFDPDDADSEPSPPLNKATDWVTVELDLGDGLQTYTRDTNVMPQWAGSSWYELRYADPHNPNEFCAKENEQYWMGPRPAEHGPADPGGVDLYVGGVEHAVLHLLYSRFWHKVLHDLGHVSSREPYRRLVNQGYIQAFAYTDSRGAYVPAADVVERDGKFFLPGDDGDIEVFQEFGKIGKSLKNSISPDEICDGYGADTLRVYEMSMGPLEASRPWATKDVVGAYRFLQRVWRLVVDESTGETRASEHEALDEDTLRLLHRTIEGVSEDYAGLRNNTAAAKLIEYTNHLTKEGVTARAALQPLVLMVAPLSPHLAEELWQRLGHSKSLAHGPFPVADPQYLVTDTVEYPVQVNGKVRGRITVAADADKAGLEAAALADEKVQAFLAGATPKKVIVVPGRLVNLVV